The proteins below are encoded in one region of Phycisphaerales bacterium:
- a CDS encoding ferritin-like domain-containing protein: MKLESLSDLYIAELQDVYNAERQLLKALPKLAKSAQTTELKNAIQEHLEVTQNHVTRLEKILNDLNERPGGEVCEAMQGLVAEGEEVMKADGEDAVRDAGLIMAAQKVEHYEIASYGSLKEFAHLLNREQDAALLEQTLEEEKQADLKLTQLAEQVVNRRAVA; the protein is encoded by the coding sequence ATGAAGCTGGAAAGCCTTTCGGACCTCTATATCGCGGAACTCCAGGACGTGTACAACGCGGAGCGTCAGCTGCTCAAGGCCCTGCCCAAGCTGGCAAAGAGCGCACAGACCACCGAGCTGAAGAACGCGATCCAGGAGCACCTCGAGGTGACGCAGAACCACGTCACCCGCCTGGAGAAAATCCTCAACGACCTGAACGAGCGCCCGGGCGGCGAGGTGTGCGAGGCCATGCAGGGCCTGGTCGCCGAGGGCGAGGAGGTCATGAAGGCCGACGGCGAGGACGCCGTCCGCGACGCCGGCCTCATCATGGCGGCACAGAAGGTCGAGCACTACGAGATCGCCTCCTACGGCAGCCTGAAGGAGTTCGCCCACCTGCTCAACCGCGAGCAGGACGCCGCCCTGCTCGAGCAGACGCTCGAGGAAGAGAAGCAGGCGGACCTCAAGCTGACGCAGCTGGCGGAGCAGGTCGTCAATCGACGCGCGGTGGCGTGA
- a CDS encoding PRC-barrel domain-containing protein — protein MNTRILSATAVLALVAGTAMAQITRPREDRRGEQVQPDVRVETRRDVIGQRAQARHELVPVDWVVGTRVIGQDRERLGDVSDLIIDAQRGRVIYGILEHGGMLGMGDRHVAIPWRTFDWDHMNRVLTLPISTDRLASAPRFDRDDWERLTDVNFRSRFDDFFGRQGFNDGKADAQFTKYVQQSRPITVRGTITDVDAFEPMTGMGQYRVLRVQTDDNKDRSVVVGPQWFVDRQRQLFQRGQQVQINGALLDLEGTRELVAAKSINTPQGSIRLRDDDGKAVWDLASDFREERQEERREENMRDRERERQDDRDFERRDREDNRGRGILDAKRETRGMIIRARDIRGQRVTDDQNNDIGRVDTFLINPANGKLGYAVITVGGFLGVGDEKYAVPWRSFQINQQGKLIAKVDREQLRNAPRIETRNWSELQDPEFGKRVFQHYGAPIDWDKDEDWQRDDRNDNWRDNRNDRDRTDRGNRNDDRLGQWDEDTFTRLFADGASTDFEGRIVRIDRAGQGGVVDVVVRTDAGERVVKLLPQAQVDNAILNLDEGDRVSVSGRHANMDGRRVIIAREIAAEGRTYQLRDEHGRPEVRVRR, from the coding sequence ATGAATACCCGAATCCTGTCCGCGACCGCCGTGCTCGCCCTCGTCGCCGGCACGGCCATGGCCCAGATCACCAGACCCCGCGAGGACCGCAGGGGTGAGCAGGTTCAGCCCGATGTGCGCGTGGAGACGCGTCGGGACGTGATCGGTCAGCGCGCACAGGCACGCCACGAGCTCGTGCCCGTGGACTGGGTGGTCGGCACCCGCGTCATCGGCCAGGACCGCGAGCGCCTGGGCGACGTCAGCGACCTCATCATCGACGCCCAGCGCGGGCGCGTGATCTACGGCATCCTCGAACACGGGGGCATGCTGGGGATGGGCGATCGCCACGTCGCGATCCCCTGGAGGACCTTCGACTGGGACCACATGAACCGCGTCCTGACCCTCCCCATCAGCACCGACCGCCTCGCCAGCGCCCCGCGGTTCGACCGCGACGACTGGGAGCGCCTCACCGACGTCAACTTCCGCAGCCGCTTCGACGACTTCTTCGGCCGGCAGGGGTTCAACGACGGCAAGGCCGACGCGCAGTTCACCAAGTACGTGCAGCAGAGCCGCCCCATTACCGTGCGGGGCACCATCACCGACGTCGACGCGTTCGAGCCCATGACCGGCATGGGCCAGTACCGCGTGCTCCGCGTGCAGACCGATGACAACAAGGACCGCTCGGTGGTCGTCGGCCCGCAGTGGTTTGTTGACCGCCAGCGCCAGCTCTTCCAGCGCGGGCAGCAGGTGCAGATCAACGGCGCCCTGCTCGACCTGGAGGGCACCCGTGAACTGGTCGCCGCCAAGTCCATCAACACGCCCCAGGGCAGCATCCGCCTCCGCGATGATGACGGCAAGGCGGTCTGGGACCTCGCCTCCGACTTCCGCGAGGAGCGTCAGGAGGAGCGCCGCGAAGAGAACATGCGCGACCGCGAGCGTGAGCGCCAGGACGACCGCGACTTCGAGCGCCGCGACCGCGAGGACAACCGCGGGCGCGGCATCCTCGACGCCAAGCGAGAGACCCGAGGCATGATCATCCGCGCCCGCGACATCCGCGGCCAGCGCGTCACCGACGACCAGAACAACGACATCGGGCGCGTTGACACCTTCCTCATCAACCCCGCCAACGGCAAGCTCGGCTACGCGGTGATCACCGTCGGCGGCTTCCTGGGCGTGGGCGACGAGAAGTACGCCGTGCCGTGGCGCAGCTTCCAGATCAACCAGCAGGGCAAGCTGATCGCCAAGGTGGACCGCGAGCAGCTCCGCAACGCCCCGAGGATCGAGACCCGCAACTGGTCCGAGCTCCAGGACCCCGAGTTCGGCAAGCGCGTCTTCCAGCACTACGGCGCCCCCATCGACTGGGACAAGGACGAGGACTGGCAGCGCGACGACCGCAACGACAACTGGCGCGACAACCGCAATGACCGCGACCGTACCGACCGCGGCAACCGCAACGACGACCGTCTCGGCCAGTGGGACGAGGACACGTTCACGCGGCTGTTCGCCGACGGCGCGTCCACCGACTTCGAGGGCCGGATCGTGCGGATCGACCGCGCCGGGCAGGGTGGAGTCGTAGACGTCGTCGTCCGCACCGACGCCGGCGAGCGCGTCGTGAAGCTGCTGCCCCAGGCGCAGGTTGACAACGCCATCCTCAACCTGGACGAGGGCGACCGCGTCTCGGTGAGCGGCCGTCACGCCAACATGGACGGCCGGCGCGTGATCATCGCCCGTGAGATCGCCGCGGAAGGCCGTACCTACCAGCTGCGTGATGAGCACGGGCGTCCCGAGGTGCGCGTGCGCCGGTGA
- a CDS encoding Ku protein, whose amino-acid sequence MARPIWKGSVSFGLVTIPVTLFSAENREEELHFNLLDSRNHAKIKYKKVNEATGEEVPWDQIIKGYEYEDGQYVFLGDEDFKRAAVDATQTVSIEDFVDRDAIKYVFFDKPYYLVPGKGGEKAYALLRETLKRTGKVGIARVVMRTRQYLAAVIPEGDALVMDVVRYANEIRTPEEVGIPEAVAKAGKIKPQELAMAEQLVETMSGDWEPEKYRDEYKDKLMKWIEQKVERGEFGPAAGGAATEEEGEAPAPINIMDLLKRSVEGRGKGKPSRKAATDEPPNGKAAGRKAQGGTKKKAPARSTGAKKKTTRRRAA is encoded by the coding sequence ATGGCGCGTCCAATCTGGAAAGGCTCCGTGTCCTTCGGCCTCGTGACGATCCCCGTTACCCTCTTCTCCGCCGAGAATCGCGAGGAGGAGCTGCACTTCAACCTGCTCGATTCCCGCAACCACGCCAAAATCAAGTACAAGAAGGTCAACGAAGCGACGGGCGAGGAAGTCCCCTGGGACCAGATCATCAAGGGCTACGAGTACGAGGACGGCCAGTACGTCTTCCTCGGGGACGAGGACTTCAAGCGGGCCGCGGTGGACGCCACGCAGACGGTCTCCATCGAGGACTTCGTCGACCGTGACGCCATCAAGTACGTGTTCTTCGACAAGCCCTACTACCTCGTGCCCGGCAAGGGCGGCGAGAAGGCCTACGCCCTGCTGCGCGAGACCCTCAAGCGCACCGGCAAGGTCGGCATCGCACGCGTGGTGATGCGCACCCGCCAGTACCTCGCCGCGGTGATCCCCGAGGGCGACGCCCTCGTCATGGACGTCGTCCGCTACGCCAACGAGATCCGCACGCCCGAGGAGGTCGGCATCCCCGAGGCGGTGGCCAAGGCCGGCAAGATCAAGCCGCAGGAGCTGGCCATGGCCGAGCAACTCGTCGAGACGATGAGCGGCGACTGGGAGCCCGAGAAGTACCGCGATGAGTACAAAGACAAGCTGATGAAGTGGATCGAGCAGAAGGTCGAACGCGGCGAGTTCGGCCCGGCCGCGGGCGGCGCCGCCACCGAGGAGGAGGGCGAGGCACCCGCACCCATCAACATCATGGACCTGCTCAAGCGCAGCGTGGAAGGACGCGGCAAGGGCAAGCCTTCCCGCAAGGCCGCAACGGACGAGCCGCCAAACGGCAAAGCGGCGGGACGCAAGGCACAGGGGGGCACGAAGAAGAAGGCCCCGGCCAGATCAACAGGCGCCAAGAAGAAGACCACGCGTCGCCGCGCGGCCTGA
- the ligD gene encoding non-homologous end-joining DNA ligase, whose product MPARRSTTRTTKKSGGAAGRKAGVSGDRPTMRARTAAGRGAGLTEYNAKRHFNITAEPTGKAKKSATGRSFVIQKHDASRLHYDFRLEHNGVLLSWAVPKGPSLDPAERSLAVQVEDHPVDYGTFEGTIPKGQYGGGTVLLWDRGTWEPLGDVDEALASGKLKFKLHGEKLRGGWTLVRMRGGKYGEDGKNWLLIKERDEEVVPHAKGDVRVDEPLSVKTGRDLDEIAAAKDNVWQSNRPEKTTAKSKIAKKAAAVKKQARTPAVTPPEPLPKKVVGVSSTDTGKRKSGASPAGSIDASSLKAATKADFPDTPFPQLATLVKEAPTGDEWVHEVKFDGYRILALSNKNKVQLLTRHGNDWSDRFTTIAGGVKALGKTPAVFDGEVVVLNEHGRSDFQALQNVLKGLKKRAQLIYFVFDLLYYDGHDLTRVPLLERKRLLKQVLASAGDDSPLRYSEHIQGHGGQVLAQACQNQLEGIISKRATSLYTPKRSKDWLKVKCGNRQEFVIGGYTDPGGSRMHFGSLLLGTYDAKGDLIFNGKVGTGFDSRLLASLLKQMKQHEAPLPAFKNPPRGYEAKGVHWLKPALVCEVQFSEWTSEGILRHPSFQGLREDKDPREVVRENPKIVLEEVDGTAKGVTDTLPARKPSATSPERSERASSRGSSRSAPGRRAGDHRPTSIERERAEETPRKAPSRTNAAQITTKPSKPPKLEEGPVAGVTLTNPQRVQYPESGVTKLELARYYESIADWVLPHMVRRPLSLVRCPAGREKHCFYQKHLSDMLPKSVHGVPIREKNGVEEYVAIENLTGLVGLVQLGVLEIHPWGSREDDVEHPDRVIIDLDPGPGVEWGEVVDGARLVRERLDDLGLESFVKTTGGKGLHVVFPIQRRTSWDDVKAFAKAIADNITRDHPDKYLAVMAKAKRTNKIFVDYLRNGRGATAIAPYSTRARENATVATPLSWEELSENTTPAMFNVRTVPPRLAKLKEDPWADIGKLRQSITAAAMSKVGLR is encoded by the coding sequence GTGCCCGCACGCCGGTCCACAACTCGCACGACAAAGAAGAGTGGGGGAGCTGCGGGCCGCAAGGCCGGCGTGTCCGGCGACCGCCCCACGATGCGCGCACGCACCGCCGCCGGCCGCGGCGCCGGCCTCACGGAATACAACGCCAAACGCCACTTCAACATCACCGCCGAACCCACGGGCAAAGCTAAAAAATCCGCCACGGGCCGCTCCTTCGTCATCCAGAAGCACGACGCCTCCCGCCTGCACTACGACTTCCGCCTCGAGCACAACGGCGTGCTCCTGAGCTGGGCCGTGCCCAAGGGCCCGAGCCTCGACCCCGCCGAACGCAGCCTCGCCGTGCAGGTTGAGGACCACCCCGTCGACTACGGCACCTTCGAGGGCACGATCCCCAAGGGCCAGTACGGCGGCGGCACGGTCCTCCTGTGGGACCGCGGCACGTGGGAGCCACTCGGCGACGTCGACGAGGCCCTCGCCTCCGGCAAGCTCAAGTTCAAGCTCCACGGCGAGAAGCTCCGCGGCGGCTGGACCCTCGTCCGCATGCGCGGCGGCAAGTACGGCGAAGACGGCAAGAACTGGCTGCTCATCAAGGAACGCGACGAAGAGGTCGTGCCGCACGCTAAAGGCGACGTCCGCGTTGACGAGCCCCTGAGCGTCAAGACCGGGCGCGACCTCGACGAAATCGCCGCGGCCAAGGACAACGTCTGGCAGAGCAACCGCCCCGAGAAGACCACCGCGAAGTCGAAGATCGCGAAGAAGGCCGCGGCGGTGAAGAAGCAGGCGCGCACACCTGCGGTCACCCCTCCGGAGCCCTTGCCCAAGAAAGTGGTTGGGGTGAGTTCGACCGACACAGGCAAGCGAAAATCGGGCGCAAGTCCGGCCGGCAGCATCGACGCCTCCTCCCTCAAAGCCGCCACCAAGGCCGACTTCCCCGACACGCCCTTCCCCCAGCTCGCCACCCTCGTAAAGGAGGCTCCCACCGGCGACGAGTGGGTCCACGAGGTCAAGTTCGACGGCTACCGCATCCTCGCCCTGAGCAATAAGAACAAGGTCCAGCTCCTCACCCGCCACGGCAACGACTGGAGCGACCGCTTCACCACCATCGCCGGAGGCGTCAAAGCCCTCGGCAAGACCCCCGCCGTGTTCGACGGCGAGGTCGTCGTCCTCAACGAGCACGGCCGCAGTGACTTCCAAGCCCTCCAGAACGTGCTCAAGGGCCTCAAGAAGCGGGCCCAGCTCATCTACTTTGTATTCGACCTCCTCTACTACGACGGCCACGACCTCACCCGCGTGCCGCTGCTGGAACGCAAACGCCTCCTCAAGCAGGTGCTCGCAAGCGCAGGCGACGACTCGCCCCTCCGCTACAGCGAGCACATCCAGGGGCACGGCGGCCAGGTCCTCGCCCAGGCCTGCCAGAACCAGCTCGAGGGCATCATCAGCAAGCGCGCCACCAGCCTCTACACACCCAAGCGCAGCAAGGACTGGCTCAAGGTCAAGTGCGGCAACCGCCAGGAGTTCGTCATCGGCGGCTACACCGACCCCGGCGGCAGCCGCATGCACTTCGGGTCGCTGCTGCTGGGCACCTACGACGCCAAGGGCGACCTCATCTTCAACGGCAAGGTCGGCACCGGCTTCGACTCCCGCCTGCTCGCCTCACTCCTCAAGCAGATGAAGCAGCACGAGGCCCCGCTGCCCGCTTTCAAGAACCCGCCCCGTGGCTACGAGGCCAAGGGCGTGCACTGGCTCAAGCCCGCCCTCGTCTGTGAGGTGCAGTTCTCTGAATGGACCAGCGAGGGCATTCTCCGCCACCCGTCATTCCAAGGCCTGCGCGAGGACAAGGACCCCCGCGAAGTCGTCCGCGAGAACCCCAAGATCGTGCTCGAGGAGGTCGACGGCACCGCGAAGGGAGTCACAGACACCCTGCCAGCACGCAAGCCGTCGGCGACGAGCCCCGAACGCAGTGAGCGGGCCTCTTCTCGCGGTTCTTCGCGTAGCGCACCCGGCCGCCGCGCTGGCGACCACCGCCCAACCTCCATCGAACGCGAGCGCGCCGAAGAAACGCCGCGCAAAGCCCCATCACGCACCAACGCCGCGCAGATCACCACCAAACCCTCCAAACCACCCAAGCTCGAAGAAGGCCCCGTCGCCGGCGTCACCCTCACGAATCCCCAGCGCGTCCAGTACCCCGAGTCCGGCGTCACCAAGCTCGAGCTCGCCCGCTACTACGAATCCATCGCCGACTGGGTCCTCCCGCACATGGTCCGCCGCCCCCTCTCACTCGTCCGCTGCCCCGCCGGACGCGAGAAGCACTGCTTCTACCAGAAGCACCTCAGCGACATGCTCCCCAAGTCCGTGCACGGCGTGCCCATCCGCGAAAAGAACGGCGTCGAGGAGTACGTCGCGATCGAGAACCTCACCGGCCTCGTCGGCCTCGTGCAGCTTGGCGTCCTCGAGATCCACCCCTGGGGCAGCCGCGAGGACGATGTCGAGCACCCCGACCGAGTCATCATCGACCTCGACCCCGGCCCGGGCGTCGAATGGGGCGAAGTCGTCGACGGCGCCCGCCTCGTGCGCGAGCGGCTCGATGACCTCGGCCTCGAGTCCTTCGTCAAGACCACCGGCGGCAAGGGCCTGCACGTCGTTTTCCCCATCCAGCGCCGCACCAGCTGGGACGACGTCAAGGCTTTCGCCAAGGCCATCGCCGACAACATCACCCGCGACCACCCCGACAAGTACCTGGCCGTGATGGCAAAGGCCAAGCGCACGAACAAGATCTTCGTCGACTACCTCCGCAACGGGCGCGGCGCCACCGCTATCGCCCCCTACTCCACCCGCGCCCGCGAGAACGCCACCGTGGCCACGCCCCTTTCGTGGGAAGAGCTCAGCGAGAACACCACGCCCGCGATGTTCAACGTTCGCACCGTCCCCCCGCGGCTGGCCAAGCTCAAGGAAGACCCCTGGGCTGACATCGGCAAGCTCCGCCAGTCCATCACCGCCGCGGCCATGTCAAAGGTCGGCCTGCGATAG
- a CDS encoding phage holin family protein — MARISQYIVGVTDLLEAEGRSFREVARAEGRDLKQATTKVLLGFAVLLAAAPLAVVGLGLLLAALFWALREPLGQPAAAAITGVVTLCLCGGLLWLYKKLTTN; from the coding sequence GTGGCCCGCATTTCGCAGTACATCGTGGGTGTCACCGACCTGCTCGAGGCCGAGGGAAGATCCTTCCGCGAAGTCGCCCGCGCAGAAGGTCGCGACCTCAAGCAGGCCACCACCAAGGTGCTCCTCGGCTTTGCCGTCCTCCTCGCGGCCGCGCCCCTCGCGGTCGTCGGCCTAGGCCTGCTCCTGGCCGCTCTGTTCTGGGCACTCCGCGAGCCGCTGGGACAGCCCGCGGCCGCGGCCATCACCGGCGTCGTCACCCTTTGCCTCTGCGGCGGACTCCTATGGCTCTACAAGAAACTGACCACAAACTAA
- a CDS encoding tetratricopeptide repeat protein, with the protein MHTVSNNRSVARLVAQAVRIAVGVTVTAGLAWGFLNAQGCGGTHGNRTAEHYSTAKMKMEGIKAATEFKMAEQAFLAGDLRKALKHVDYSLSLNRDVARSHVLRGRILAEMGNIEGANECLALAKAIDPKNVDAEYYLGTIAERIERREKALEHYVAASELDTSNPQYAIAAAEMMIELGKVDEAQAYLNGHSANFDHNAGIRQTLGHVAMMQNKPEEAVTLFNEARLLQPDDQTITEDLIRAQIATKRYAEAEYNLNRLLLGKDNKDRRDLKHMRATCLVLLDRPVEAREILINLTLDQAGASDVEAWAELGQVAYMLRDYPRVKQCANRVTALAPSRPDGYVLKALSQRKSGDLAGAKKSIETAVKIDRTSDNLVLLGMIQQDLNQNEAARLSFAEALRVNPQDANAGMLLSASEGTFAGVQAE; encoded by the coding sequence ATGCACACCGTCAGCAACAACCGCAGCGTCGCACGTCTCGTGGCTCAGGCCGTCCGCATCGCTGTGGGAGTCACCGTCACGGCGGGCCTGGCCTGGGGCTTCCTCAACGCCCAGGGGTGCGGCGGCACGCACGGCAACCGCACGGCGGAGCATTACTCCACGGCGAAGATGAAGATGGAGGGCATCAAGGCGGCTACCGAGTTCAAGATGGCCGAGCAGGCCTTCCTCGCGGGCGATCTGCGCAAGGCGCTCAAGCACGTGGACTACTCGCTGTCGCTTAACCGCGATGTGGCCCGCAGCCACGTGCTGCGCGGGCGCATTCTGGCGGAGATGGGGAACATCGAGGGCGCGAATGAGTGCCTGGCGCTCGCCAAGGCGATCGACCCGAAGAACGTCGACGCCGAGTACTACCTGGGCACGATCGCCGAGCGCATCGAGCGGCGCGAGAAGGCCCTGGAGCACTATGTGGCGGCGTCGGAGCTGGACACCAGCAACCCGCAGTACGCGATCGCGGCCGCGGAGATGATGATCGAGCTGGGGAAGGTGGACGAGGCGCAGGCGTACCTGAACGGGCACTCGGCGAACTTCGACCACAACGCGGGCATCCGGCAGACGCTAGGGCACGTCGCGATGATGCAGAACAAGCCGGAGGAGGCGGTGACGCTGTTCAACGAGGCGCGCCTGCTCCAGCCTGATGACCAGACGATCACCGAGGACCTGATCCGGGCGCAGATCGCGACCAAGCGGTACGCGGAGGCGGAGTACAACCTCAACCGCCTGCTGCTGGGCAAGGACAACAAGGACCGGCGCGACCTGAAGCACATGCGGGCGACGTGCCTGGTGCTGCTGGACCGGCCGGTGGAGGCGCGGGAGATCCTGATCAACCTCACGCTGGATCAGGCGGGCGCCTCGGATGTCGAGGCCTGGGCGGAGCTGGGGCAGGTGGCGTACATGCTGCGGGACTATCCGCGGGTGAAGCAGTGTGCGAATCGCGTGACCGCGCTGGCGCCCTCGCGTCCGGATGGCTATGTGCTCAAGGCGCTCAGCCAGCGGAAGTCGGGCGACCTCGCGGGCGCGAAGAAGAGCATCGAGACGGCGGTCAAGATCGATCGCACCAGCGACAACCTCGTGCTGCTGGGGATGATCCAGCAGGACCTCAACCAGAACGAGGCCGCGCGGCTGAGCTTTGCGGAAGCGCTGCGGGTGAACCCGCAGGACGCCAACGCAGGGATGCTGCTGAGCGCTTCGGAGGGGACGTTCGCGGGGGTGCAGGCGGAGTAA
- a CDS encoding MBL fold metallo-hydrolase: MAQSQQQSPIVEGFVLGPFAQNCYVVRTESGNGCWIVDPGFEPGRVLERVRGLGLRPEAIVLTHAHVDHIAGVDETLRAFPKTPVLLHAAEEKWLSDPLLNLSALSGMRVTAHGPDRLLKDGDVLTLEGMEWRVLHTPGHSPGSVTLHHAPSHVAIVGDALFAGSVGRTDFPGSDFRTLERAIREKLYTLAEETVCYPGHGPETSVGEEKRSNPFVRG, from the coding sequence ATGGCACAATCGCAGCAGCAGTCCCCCATTGTCGAGGGGTTTGTTCTGGGCCCGTTCGCACAGAACTGCTACGTGGTACGCACGGAGTCGGGGAACGGGTGCTGGATTGTGGACCCGGGGTTTGAGCCCGGGAGGGTGCTAGAGCGGGTACGGGGGCTGGGGCTGAGGCCCGAGGCCATCGTGCTGACGCACGCGCACGTGGACCACATCGCGGGGGTCGATGAGACGCTGCGGGCATTCCCGAAGACGCCGGTGCTGCTGCACGCGGCGGAGGAGAAGTGGCTGAGCGACCCCCTGCTGAACCTGAGCGCGTTGTCGGGGATGAGGGTGACGGCGCACGGGCCGGACCGGCTGCTGAAGGATGGCGATGTGCTCACGCTGGAGGGGATGGAGTGGCGCGTGCTGCACACTCCGGGGCACTCGCCGGGAAGCGTGACGCTGCACCATGCGCCGTCGCACGTGGCAATCGTGGGTGATGCGCTGTTCGCGGGGTCGGTGGGAAGGACGGACTTCCCGGGGTCGGACTTCAGGACGCTGGAGCGGGCGATACGGGAGAAGCTGTACACGCTGGCGGAGGAGACGGTGTGCTACCCGGGGCATGGGCCGGAGACGTCGGTGGGTGAGGAGAAGAGGTCGAATCCTTTCGTGCGGGGGTGA
- a CDS encoding signal peptidase II — protein MVTAPKPTWRSGKAWAVLLVVTLLALAADLGTKEWAFNRVAGSPVVIDREEVLRTGNPSDQIPLHNPVVVVPKVLEFTLVANRGAVFGLGAGQRGFFIVFTMIALVLGVLLFCFWTRPREYVSHVAIALLLAGGIGNLYDRVFYACVRDFIHPLPRVKLPFGWTWPWGGRDVWPYVSNVADLFLIVGIGILVVKALREPGPPKKVAKGEGAGAGGSVAG, from the coding sequence GTGGTGACTGCACCCAAGCCGACGTGGCGTTCGGGCAAGGCCTGGGCGGTTTTGCTCGTTGTCACTTTGCTGGCACTGGCGGCGGACCTTGGCACGAAGGAGTGGGCGTTCAACCGCGTGGCGGGCTCGCCAGTGGTGATCGACCGCGAAGAGGTGCTGCGGACGGGGAACCCGTCGGACCAGATTCCGCTGCACAACCCGGTGGTGGTGGTGCCGAAGGTGCTGGAGTTCACGCTGGTGGCCAACCGGGGCGCGGTGTTTGGCCTCGGGGCCGGGCAGCGCGGGTTCTTCATCGTGTTCACGATGATCGCGCTGGTGCTGGGGGTGCTGCTGTTCTGCTTCTGGACGAGGCCGCGGGAGTATGTGTCGCACGTGGCGATCGCGCTGCTGCTGGCGGGGGGCATCGGGAACTTGTACGACCGGGTGTTCTACGCCTGTGTGCGGGACTTCATTCACCCGCTGCCGCGGGTGAAGCTGCCGTTTGGGTGGACGTGGCCGTGGGGCGGGCGGGACGTGTGGCCTTATGTGTCGAACGTGGCGGACTTGTTTTTGATCGTGGGGATCGGGATTCTGGTGGTGAAGGCGTTGCGGGAGCCGGGGCCGCCGAAGAAGGTGGCGAAGGGTGAGGGGGCGGGAGCCGGGGGATCGGTGGCTGGTTGA